From the genome of Vulpes lagopus strain Blue_001 chromosome 2, ASM1834538v1, whole genome shotgun sequence, one region includes:
- the LOC121477357 gene encoding collagen alpha-1(I) chain-like, with translation MGEETREHFEGGVPGRRDSAPPHAPGPPLPAAARRPPPAARRPGRASNPRSRARAAGPQPSGGAPGLAGAAGPGGRRGACRVGGARRPLRRPHAGTPARRPPARGRAGQARAGGPAGGRAGRGRNKSAFVERRPPEGHTQWRREPAPPPPPPPPPPPGPPRRPPEPPHRRAPHTYTHTLTGLLRLIEGVRGPRTAPNVGSGLRLCWRQRRLRGSRFAAVAAMLTPRVPPPPPGPERLHAPEFPTLVTGLGALRGRRERHAVSPAASGGLRWGLGAGRWALGAGRWRGGGPRGPLGPALAPALLRKATRLLGGVYRAPKAGKPLGAPRGMSLRPGAQGWAGNKKGWA, from the exons atgggggaggagacGCGGGAGCATTTCGAAGGCGGCGTGCCAGGAAGGCGAGACTCCGCGCCACCTCACGCTCCCGGGCCGCCCCTCCCGGCCGCCGCCCGCCgtccgccgcccgccgcccgccggccggGGCGGGCTTCGAACCCGCGGagccgggcgcgggcggcggggccgcaGCCGagcggcggggccccggggctggcGGGCGCGGCCGGGCCCGGCGGCCGGCGAGGGGCGTGCCGGGTGGGAGGGGCGCGCCGGCCGCTCCGCCGGCCCCACGCGGGGAccccggcccgccgcccgcccgcgcgggGACGCGCCGGCCAGGCCCGAGCGGGCGGGCCGGCGGGCGGACGGGCGGGCCGGGGACGGAACAAAAGCGCCTTTGTTGAGCGGCGGCCGCCGGAGGGTCACACACAATGGAGGAGGGAGCcggctccgccgccgccgccgccgccgccgccgccgccgggcccgCCGCGGCGCCCTCCCGAGCCGCCCCACCGGCGCGCCccgcacacgtacacacacacactcacgggACTTCTCCGGCTCATCGAGGGAGTGCGGGGCCCGCGGACAGCCCCCAATGTCGGCTCAGGTCTCCGGCTGTGCTGGCGGCAGCGGCGTCTCCGAGGCTCTCGCTTTGCCGCAGTCGCCGCCAT GCTCACTCCACGGgttcccccgcccccgcccggccccgagCGCTTGCACGCGCCGGAATTTCCAACGCTGGTGACTGGGCTCGGCGCGCTGCGGGGGCGGCGGGAGAGGCACGCGGTCTCGCCAGCCGCCTCGGGTGGGCTgcgctgggggctgggggctggccgctgggcgctgggcgctgggcgctggCGGGGAGGTGGGCCCAGGGGCCCTCTTGGCCCTGCCTTGGCCCCAGCACTACTGCGCAAAGCGACCAGACTCCTTGGGGGCGTTTACCGCGCACCTAAGGCGGGCAAGCCCCTGGGCGCCCCGAGAGGAATGAGCCTTCGTCCAGGAGCCCAGGGATGGGCTGGGAACAAGAAAGGCTGGGCCTGA